In the Nitrosarchaeum sp. genome, one interval contains:
- a CDS encoding inorganic diphosphatase — MSKNFWHDIESGVDIPEIVNVIVEIPKGSMNKYEYDKKHNMIKLDRVLFSPFHYPGDYGLIPQTLSEDGDPLDALVLVTNPTYPGILIEARPIGLLQMKDDGNPDDKIICVSTNDPRYLHTVDITDVEDHYRSEIGHFFQVYKDLEGKKVEILGWKGAMEAKEIIVESIKRYKETLKKY, encoded by the coding sequence ATGAGTAAAAACTTTTGGCACGATATAGAATCCGGAGTAGATATTCCAGAGATTGTTAATGTCATAGTAGAGATTCCAAAAGGATCCATGAACAAATATGAATATGACAAAAAACACAATATGATAAAACTAGACAGAGTATTATTTTCACCATTTCATTATCCAGGGGATTATGGTTTGATTCCTCAAACACTTTCAGAAGACGGCGACCCACTTGACGCTCTTGTATTGGTAACAAATCCAACATACCCAGGAATTCTAATTGAGGCAAGACCGATTGGATTGTTACAAATGAAAGATGATGGAAACCCAGATGATAAGATTATCTGTGTTTCAACAAATGATCCAAGATATCTTCATACGGTAGACATTACAGATGTAGAAGACCATTACCGCTCAGAGATTGGGCATTTTTTCCAGGTCTACAAAGATTTGGAAGGAAAAAAAGTGGAGATACTAGGTTGGAAAGGAGCTATGGAAGCAAAAGAGATCATCGTGGAATCAATCAAAAGATACAAAGAGACTTTAAAAAAATATTAA
- a CDS encoding M3 family oligoendopeptidase — protein MSEYKLERWDLSELTKDPKSPEFQKQIKELEEMAKKFEKIKLKLDPKMSSKKFIDILHEIEKISEKMSKIGGYASLQYSADTQSDEATSLITRMSKLGSEISNKILFFDLWWKTQVDDKNAKRLIKDSGELSEYLNHKRLFAKYALSEPEEKIINTLDVTGISALVKLYDKMTSAYEYKMKVGGKTKKMTREEITNYIRNTNAKIRESAYKTILTKYTENKGVNGEIYQNIVLNWKDEGIEIRGYKSPISMRNIGNDVDDKTIESLLAVCRKNSPVFQKFFLQKAKMLKIKKLRRYDLYAPVASNIKEKNYQYDKSVKLVFESLGKFSPKLEGFARKVFDEKHVDSSIRPGKRDGAFCSTLTPKITPYVLVNYTGKTRDVFTLAHELGHAVHSQAAQDRSILVQDAPLPLAETASTFSELLLYDNLSNRVTNDERKIMLAEKIDDLYATIMRQAFFTIFEVSAHEQIGKGTVVDEISKTYLQNLKEQFGNSVVMSDDFAIEWSCIPHFYHTPFYCYAYSFGNLLALALFQRYKKEGSSFVPSYIDILAAGGSKKPEKLLAEHGFDIRSEKFWQDGFDYVQSQVKALSSLN, from the coding sequence ATGTCAGAGTACAAATTGGAGAGATGGGATCTTTCAGAACTAACAAAGGATCCAAAGAGCCCGGAATTTCAAAAACAAATTAAAGAGTTAGAGGAAATGGCAAAGAAATTTGAAAAAATAAAATTAAAACTAGACCCTAAAATGTCATCAAAAAAATTCATCGACATATTACATGAAATCGAAAAAATTTCTGAAAAAATGAGCAAAATTGGAGGATACGCCTCATTACAATACTCTGCAGATACGCAGTCAGATGAAGCAACCTCATTAATTACTAGAATGTCAAAATTAGGTTCGGAAATTTCAAATAAAATTTTGTTTTTTGATTTATGGTGGAAAACCCAAGTTGATGACAAAAACGCAAAAAGGCTGATTAAAGATTCAGGCGAACTTTCAGAATATCTCAATCACAAAAGACTATTTGCAAAATATGCTCTCTCTGAACCAGAAGAAAAGATCATCAATACTTTAGACGTTACAGGAATTTCTGCCCTTGTGAAGCTGTATGATAAGATGACTAGTGCATATGAATACAAAATGAAAGTTGGCGGAAAAACAAAAAAGATGACACGTGAAGAGATTACAAATTACATCAGAAATACAAATGCAAAAATCAGAGAGAGTGCATACAAGACAATTCTAACAAAGTATACTGAAAACAAGGGAGTAAATGGAGAGATATATCAGAATATTGTTTTGAATTGGAAAGACGAAGGCATAGAAATTCGAGGGTACAAGTCTCCAATTTCAATGAGAAACATCGGAAACGATGTAGATGATAAAACCATCGAATCTCTTCTAGCTGTATGTAGAAAAAATTCCCCCGTATTTCAAAAATTCTTTTTACAAAAAGCAAAAATGTTAAAAATAAAAAAATTACGCAGATATGACCTGTATGCACCAGTCGCATCCAACATTAAAGAAAAAAATTACCAATACGATAAGTCAGTAAAGCTTGTCTTTGAGTCACTTGGAAAGTTTAGCCCGAAACTAGAAGGATTTGCAAGAAAAGTCTTTGATGAAAAACATGTGGATTCATCCATAAGACCTGGAAAAAGAGATGGTGCATTCTGTAGCACATTAACTCCAAAGATTACACCGTATGTTTTAGTTAATTATACTGGAAAAACTAGAGATGTTTTCACACTAGCCCATGAGTTAGGTCATGCTGTTCATAGTCAAGCAGCACAAGATAGATCAATTCTTGTTCAAGATGCTCCGTTACCTCTAGCTGAAACTGCATCCACTTTTTCAGAATTGCTACTATATGATAATTTATCAAATAGAGTAACAAACGATGAGAGAAAAATAATGTTAGCTGAAAAAATTGATGACCTGTATGCGACAATTATGCGTCAAGCATTTTTTACTATTTTTGAAGTATCAGCACACGAGCAAATTGGAAAAGGAACAGTAGTAGATGAGATTTCAAAGACGTATCTTCAAAATCTAAAAGAGCAGTTTGGAAATTCAGTTGTAATGTCAGATGATTTTGCAATAGAATGGAGTTGCATACCTCATTTTTATCATACACCCTTTTACTGCTATGCATATTCATTTGGAAATTTACTTGCATTAGCACTATTTCAAAGATATAAAAAAGAAGGAAGTAGTTTTGTTCCATCATATATCGATATTCTTGCTGCAGGTGGCTCCAAGAAACCAGAGAAATTATTGGCAGAGCATGGTTTTGATATCAGATCTGAGAAATTTTGGCAAGATGGATTTGACTATGTCCAAAGCCAAGTAAAAGCACTTTCATCATTAAATTAG
- a CDS encoding pyruvoyl-dependent arginine decarboxylase, which produces MLDLVAKKLFLTKGKGVHEDRLTSFEYALRDAGIAGTNLVLISSIFPPNAKLISRNEGLKQIKPGQILFTIYSKNQTNEPQRLCSASVGIARPKDTNRYGYLSEYESFGQNEQQSGDYAEDIAAQMLASSLGIPFDIDKSWDEKRQQWTISGQIYKTQNVTQSTKGDKDGKWTTVFAAAVLLV; this is translated from the coding sequence TTGCTAGATTTAGTTGCTAAGAAATTATTTCTTACAAAAGGTAAAGGCGTTCATGAAGACCGATTGACAAGTTTTGAATATGCTCTAAGAGATGCTGGAATTGCTGGTACAAATCTAGTTTTAATCTCAAGTATATTTCCACCAAATGCAAAATTAATCTCTAGAAATGAAGGTCTTAAGCAAATTAAACCTGGACAAATCTTATTTACAATTTATTCTAAAAATCAAACTAATGAGCCTCAGAGACTATGCTCTGCTTCAGTTGGTATTGCCCGACCTAAAGATACTAATCGTTACGGATATCTTTCTGAATACGAATCATTTGGTCAAAATGAACAACAATCAGGTGATTATGCTGAAGATATTGCAGCACAAATGCTTGCATCTTCATTAGGTATTCCATTTGATATTGATAAAAGCTGGGATGAAAAAAGACAACAGTGGACTATCTCTGGTCAAATTTACAAAACACAAAATGTTACTCAATCAACAAAAGGCGATAAAGATGGAAAATGGACTACTGTCTTTGCAGCTGCTGTTTTACTAGTGTGA
- a CDS encoding CxxC-x17-CxxC domain-containing protein, with protein MSVDDRKMYPCTCSDCGKESQVPFQPIEGRDVFCKECLPKHRKPRSENRGRY; from the coding sequence ATGTCAGTAGATGACCGAAAAATGTACCCATGTACATGTTCTGATTGCGGAAAAGAATCTCAAGTACCTTTTCAACCAATAGAGGGTAGAGATGTCTTCTGCAAAGAATGTTTACCAAAACATAGAAAACCAAGATCTGAAAATAGAGGAAGATATTAG